A stretch of the Peromyscus leucopus breed LL Stock chromosome 10, UCI_PerLeu_2.1, whole genome shotgun sequence genome encodes the following:
- the Lrrc8b gene encoding volume-regulated anion channel subunit LRRC8B, which produces MITLTELKYLADAQSSYQILKPWWDVFWYYITLVMLLVAVLAGALQLTQSRVLCCLPCKVEFGNHCAVPWDLLKAGENTSSTPGLLLPAPLRIQNDLHRQQYSYIDAVCYEKQLHWFAKFFPYLVLLHTLIFAACSNFWLHYPSTSSRLEHFVAILHKCFDSPWTTRALSETVAEQSVRPLKRCKPKTLLVNPGGPADNDASKQSSPFPQPGLESPGIESPSSSVLDKKEGEQAKAIFEKVKRFRLHVEQRDIIYRVYLKQIIVKVILFVLIVSYVPYFLSCITLEIDCLIDVQAFTGYKRYQCVYSLAEIFKVLASFYVILVILYGLTSSYSLWWMLRSSLKQYSFEALREKSNYSDIPDVRNDFAFILHLADQYDPLYSKRFSIFLSEVSENKLKQINLNNEWTVEKLKSKLVKNSQDKVELHLFMLSGLPDNVFELTEMEVLSLELIPEVKLPAAVSQLVNLRELHVYHSSLVVDHPALTFLEENLKILRLKFTEMGKIPRWVFHLKNLKELYLSGCVLPEQLSTTQLEGFQDLKNLRTLYLRSNLSRIPQVVTDLLPSLQKLSLDNEGSKLVVLNNLKKMVNLKSLELLSCDLERIPHSIFSLNNLQELDLKENNLKTVEEIISFQHLPRLSCLKLWHNNIAYIPAQIGALSNLEQLFLGHNNIESLPLQLFLCTKLHYLDLSYNHLTFLPEEIQYLTNLQSFDVTNNNIEMLPDGLFQCKKLQCLLLGKNSLTDLSPLVGELSNLTYLELAGNYLETLPPELEGCQSLKRSCLIVEDSLLNTLPAPVTERLQTCLDKC; this is translated from the exons ATGATCACACTCACGGAGCTGAAATACTTAGCAGACGCGCAGTCGTCCTATCAAATCCTGAAGCCGTGGTGGGACGTCTTCTGGTACTACATCACCCTCGTCATGCTGCTGGTGGCCGTGCTGGCCGGCGCCCTGCAGCTCACCCAGAGCAGGGTTCTGTGCTGTCTCCCGTGCAAGGTGGAGTTCGGCAATCACTGCGCCGTGCCTTGGGACCTTCTGAAAGCCGGCGAGAACACGTCCTCGACCCCGGGCCTGCTCCTCCCGGCGCCGCTCCGGATCCAGAACGACCTCCACCGGCAGCAGTACTCCTACATCGACGCTGTCTGTTACGAGAAACAGCTCCACTGGTTTGCCAAGTTCTTCCCCTACTTGGTGCTTCTGCACACACTCATCTTCGCAGCCTGCAGCAACTTCTGGCTTCACTACCCCAGCACCAGCTCCAGGCTGGAGCACTTTGTGGCCATCCTTCACAAGTGCTTCGATTCCCCGTGGACCACGCGTGCCCTGTCAGAAACAGTGGCCGAACAGTCGGTGAGGCCCCTGAAACGCTGCAAACCCAAAACCTTGCTCGTAAACCCCGGGGGCCCTGCCGACAATGATGCCAGCAAGCAGTCGTCGCCCTTCCCACAGCCAGGCTTGGAGTCACCCGGCATAGAGAGTCCCAGTTCTAGTGTCCTGgacaagaaggaaggagaacaggCCAAGGCCATCTTTGAAAAAGTGAAAAGGTTCCGCCTGCATGTGGAACAAAGGGACATCATTTATCGGGTGTACCTGAAGCAGATAATAGTCAAAGTCATCCTATTTGTCCTCATTGTATCGTACGTTCCGTATTTCTTGAGCTGCATCACTCTTGAAATCGACTGTTTGATTGATGTGCAGGCATTTACAGGCTATAAGCGCTACCAGTGTGTCTACTCCTTGGCAGAAATCTTTAAGGTCCTGGCTTCATTTTATGTCATCTTGGTGATACTCTATGGCCTCACCTCCTCCTATAGCTTGTGGTGGATGCTGAGGAGCTCCTTGAAGCAGTACTCCTTTGAGGCACTCAGGGAGAAAAGCAACTACAGTGATATCCCTGACGTCAGGAATGACTTTGCCTTTATCCTCCACCTGGCCGACCAGTACGACCCCCTGTACTCCAAGCgcttctccatcttcctgtcaGAGGTCAGTGAGAACAAACTGAAGCAGATCAACCTCAACAATGAGTGGACGGTGGAGAAGCTGAAAAGCAAGCTTGTGAAAAATTCCCAGGACAAGGTCGAGCTGCATCTCTTCATGCTCAGCGGTCTTCCGGATAACGTCTTTGAGTTAACGGAGATGGAGgtgctgagcctggagctcatccCTGAGGTCAAGCTGCCGGCCGCCGTCTCTCAACTTGTCAACCTCAGGGAGCTTCACGTATACCATTCGTCTCTGGTAGTCGACCATCCTGCCCTGACCTTCCTGGAGGAAAACTTAAAAATCCTCCGCCTGAAATTTACTGAGATGGGAAAGATCCCACGCTGGGTGTTCCACCTGAAGAACCTCAAGGAACTGTACCTGTCAGGCTGTGTTCTCCCCGAGCAGCTGAGCACCACGCAGCTGGAGGGCTTTCAGGACTTGAAGAACCTGAGGACCCTCTACCTGCGGAGCAACCTGTCCCGCATCCCCCAGGTGGTGACGGACCTGCTGCCCTCCTTGCAGAAGCTGTCCCTCGACAACGAGGGCAGCAAACTGGTCGTGCTGAACAACTTGAAAAAGATGGTCAACCTGAAGAGCCTGGAGCTCCTCAGCTGTGACCTGGAGCGCATCCCTCACTCCATCTTCAGTCTGAACAACCTGCAGGAGCTGGACCTCAAGGAGAATAACCTGAAGACCGTGGAGGAGATCATCAGCTTCCAGCACCTGCCGCGCCTTTCCTGCCTGAAGCTCTGGCACAACAACATCGCTTACATCCCTGCCCAGATCGGAGCGCTGTCCAACCTGGAGCAGCTCTTCCTGGGCCACAACAACATCGAGAGCCTGCCCTTGCAGCTCTTTCTGTGCACCAAACTACACTACTTGGATCTGAGCTATAACCACCTGACCTTCCTTCCCGAGGAAATCCAGTACCTGACCAACCTGCAATCCTTCGACGTGACCAACAACAAC ATTGAGATGCTACCAGATGGGCTCTTCCAATGCAAGAAGCTGCAGTGTCTGCTCCTGGGGAAGAACAGCCTGACAGATCTGTCCCCTCTGGTGGGTGAGTTGTCAAACCTCACCTACCTGGAGCTGGCTGGGAATTACCTGGAGACACTGCCCCCCGAGCTGGAAGGGTGTCAGTCGCTGAAGCGGAGCTGTCTGATTGTGGAGGACAGCCTGCTCAACACTCTCCCGGCCCCCGTGACGGAGCGCTTGCAGACATGCTTAGACAAGTGTTGA